The Thermodesulfobacteriota bacterium genome segment CCATGGTTTCTACAGGATGAAGGCACAAACCGCCTTGCTTGAAAACCGCGGCATACCAGAATACCGCCCATGTTCTCATCCCGCCGTAGTAATTGAGCATGACCTGATCCCAGAAATTACAGCAGCCATCCAGATTGAAACGTTTGATCACCCGGGGAGAAAATTCGGCGATCACCGCGGCAGGGTCCCGTCGAAAATGTTTCCATGCCCGTTGCCAGGTTGCCCAGCCCAGAGTAGTCGGGCACCTGTAAAAAACGGTCTGCGGCAAGCCGGTAGCGTCAATGGGAAACATGTATCCGGTAATGTGCCAGACCCTTGTTTCATCCTTGTAAAGCGCCAGCGCTTCATTAATAAACCGCAAAAAAAAGGGGCCGGTCACCAGATCATCCTCAAGAACGATGACCCGGCCATAGGCATTGACGACCCGGGTGACGCCATCGATGATCGAATCCGCCAGTCCCCAGTTTTTTTCACGCTCAACGATTGTAATCTTTTTAAATCCGGCGACTGTCCGGATATAGCTGCGGACCTCTTTAACATTCTCTCCGTCTGCTTCTGTTCCCGGCCCGTCTGAAAAAATAAACAGATCGCTTTCCCGGGCCAGTTCATTTTTCTGAAGGGATTCTACGGTCTGCCGAGTATGCCCGGGACGATTATAAACAAACAGAACAATAGGGGCTAAAGGTAACTTCTTCATTTTCTCGTTTGCCCCTTTATGCTTTTAAAAATATTCCGTCCGGCACGGGCCCAAATCTTAAAGAGATTCAAGGGAATCCATCTGACCGGGAAAGCCAGAAAAACGAACGCGGTCAAATAAATCGGGTTCATGACACTTTTCTTGGCAAATAAGGTCTTGAGAACACCCTGCACGTCCGTATCCTCGGCGATATTACGGACTCCTGTCGTAACCGGATTGGGAATCAGGTAAACATCCGGATCCGTGAGCAAATGATAGCCTTTCCGCAAGGCCCGCATGGTAAACTCATAATCGGAACCGTAATGGGGGAGCAACCGCGGGTAAAAGCCTCCGATGTCTTCAAGAGAATCCCATCTTAAAAACAATCCCCTGGTTGAAAGACAGTTGATGTTTTCCGGTGAATCCGCCGCCGTAAAACTCATGTACCGGAAATCGGCATGGACGCCGGTTTCTGAAATTATTCCCGTTGATTCATCGAGCGCTCTTGCCAGTAATAAAGTTTTTCGCCTCTGCTGCACTTCGGCCAGGGCTCTTTCGAGAAAATCCTCCTGAAAAACGACATCATCATTGATCATCAGAATAATGTCCGAGGGGTCCGGCCGAAGCCGTCTCAACCAGTTAATCCCCTGCTGCAGACTCCCGGCCCACCACCAGTTTCCCTCACCCCGGATGACCGTGAGCTTCCCCGGATCCAATAAAGCCCGCGTCATGGCCTCCGTGCCGTCAGCGGACCCATCGTCGAGCAATACCAGATGAAAGTTCTGGTACGTCTGGATTTTCAGGCAATCGACAAAACGCTGAGTGATTTCCCTGCGGTTATGAACCGGCAAGAGGATATAAACACGCCGGCTCATATTTTTTCCAGAATAAAAAGATAATTATCCCCCATATTCACGGCATCAGACAACCGCGTCAGCACATGGTTAAGCTTACCCTGATGCAGCAGCCCGAGCATCTTCAATAAAAATTTCATGCGCCCGTCAATTTCGGATCTTTTCCCGACGGCCCAGCCCGCCCAGAATTTAGAAGGGGTACCCGGGGGGGGGCAGGTAACCAGATGCGCCCACTGATAATGCAGCCATGAGGATGAGGTCATCGTCCGCATACATACCAGCCGCAGTCCTGCCCGCGCCGCGGCCAGGCGCATGGACTCTCTTGTGAAAAACTGCAGGTGATAGGGAGCATGCCAGTTAATCCATTTTTTCCCGAATATTCTGGCACCCGCGCCCTGAATGTTGGGTGTGGTCAGGACGACTCCTCCCCGCGATTTTAGAATCCGCGCCACTCCCCGCAACATCTTCCCCGGATCGGTGACATGCTCAATGACCTGATTCATAGTCACAAAATCAAAGCACCCCGGCTCATAGACATCAGGGTCAAACAAACCCAGATGGACTTTAAAACCGAACTTTTCAGCAACGCGGTGGATATTGTCATCCGCCTCCACGCCGTACACCTCGCATCCGCGGGATTGCAGATATCCCAGGGATTGCCCGAACCCGCAGCCGATATCGAGAACTTTTACATGGGGAGGAACCCAGAGAAAGGCGGCGCTGGCATCTCCGTTCAACCAACCGCAGAATCCGCGAAGCCTCTTGTGCGGCGTATACTCATCCACATTAAAAGACGCCCGGGGATAGTAGCGTGAATACAATTCACACAACTGGTCGGGCGAAAAATCATTGGGTAGAAAAACGTGCCCGCAATTATCGCAACGTCTTAACTCGAAAAAACCCGGGAAGCCGTAACGGTCATCGTATAAATCCATCCATAAAATTCTGGATCGGGAATCGCAAACAGGACAAACGGTCAATCATTCCCCCTGCTCAACATCACAACATCAAAATAGTAAAGAAAAACCGCCTGGCCCGACTCAGGAATGTGTTGCTTCGGCCGTCGCGGAGGTTGTTTTGAATTGATGTCAGGACCGGTCGCGTACTTTCCTTTTTACCTGGGCGTCTATCCATTTATAGGTTTCGGCCATTCCCCGCGCCAGCGGCTGTGTCGGTCTCCAGCTCAACCGTTTTTCAATCAGGCGGTTGTCAGAATTTCTTCCCCGGACGCCGAGGGGGCCGGGGACATGTTTGATACGTAAAGTTTTACCGGCGATCTTCATCACCATTTCCGCCAGTTGATTGATGGAGACCATTTCATCGGAGCCGATATTGACCGGCCCGGTCCAATCCGACCGCATCAGCCTGAGGGTTCCCTCCAGGCATTCGTCAATATATAAAAAGGACCGGGTCTGTAAGCCGTCCCCCCACATTTCGATCTGCCCCCCATCCGGGCATTCCGCCACTTTCCGGCACATGGCTGCGGGCGCTTTTTCCTTGCCGCCCTCCCAGGTGCCCTCGGGGCCGAAAATATTGTGGTATCGGGCAATTCTCGATTCAATGCCGTAATTTCTGTGGAAGCTCAAATACAGCCGTTCGCTGAACAGTTTTTCCCAGCCGTATTCGCTGTCCGGCGCAGCCGGGTAGGCGCTGTCTTCGGCGCAGTTGGGGTTTTCCGGATCAAGCTGATTATACTCGGGATAAATACACGCCGATGACGAATAAAAAATTCTTCTGGTGTTTCTTTTCAATACGGCATCCAGCATATTCAAATTGATCAGACCGGAATTGTGCATGATATCGGCATCCTTCTCGCCGGTAAATACATATCCCGCTCCGCCCATATCCGCCGCGAACTGGAAGACCTCGTCAAACCGCTGATCAACGGCGCTGCGGCAGACATAGGGATCTCTCAAGTCACCGATTAAAAAATCGTCGGCCGCCGTTGCACTGAATTCAGGATATTTCAGGTCTACCCCTCGAACCCAGAAACCTTCCTTCTTCAGTCTTATCACCATATGAGAACCGATAAAACCCCCGGCGCCGCAAACCAGCGCCCGCTTCAGATCTGCCATTTCGCGATTTCCTCGTTTACCGTCTACCGATTAATGATCAACACCGCTATTTCTTGTCATTCCCCCATATTTGCCGAAGCTGCGCCGCATTGGCCGCGTCGCTCACACTGCGACCGACCGGAACATAGGTTATCCCGGAAACGCCTGACAATTCCTGGTCCAGTATGCGCCAGAAATCAACCACCGTCACCGGCCGGTGCCGGAAATCCGCGGCCTTCAATTTCTTAAATACCGGATCCGGTGTTGTAATCAGAACCGTGTCGGCCTGTTCCAGGCAGGTATCCAGAGAATCCAGGACCAGGGCGTCGTAGGCGAGTTCCGCCCTTGCCGTTTCACCCGCCAGCGGATCGAAGCCGATAACCCGCTCGCCCGAGCCGGCCAGTGATTTTGCCAGCGCAATCGACTGGGATTCTTCAATCACATGACTCATCGGTTTATAGGCCAGCCCCAAAATCGCGATCGTCGACCCCTTTCTGACCAGGTTCTTTATCTGTCGGAACAGCCGCTCCGGGATATGGCGGTTGGACTGGTCGGTGGTTTCCGCCAGAGATGCCTTCACGCCCAGTTCGCGGGCAATGAAACCCAGCGCCACGTTATCGCGGGGAAAGCAGGGGCCGCCGTAACCGAGGCCGCCCTTTAGATACTTCATCCCGATACGCGAATCGGCTCCGAGCGCATCGGTTACGACATCCACATCCCCTCCGGGGATTTTTTCGCACAATTCCGCCAGCATGTTGGCAAACGCGATTTTAGCGGTAACAAACGTATTGACTGAAATTTTTGTCAGTTCGGCGTTTTCCAGGCTCATCCGCTTGCAGGGCGGCTTGTTTTCCATGATCTGGGCATAGCACTCCTCCAACTGACTGCCGCAGCGGCTGTCAAACTCACCGATAAGCGTAAAATCCGGATTCAGGAAATTATGGAGAATGCTGCCCAGGGCGATGAATTCCGGGCTGTAACATAAGCCGAAGTCCTTCCCGCAGGTTTTCCCGGACTCGCTCTCCAGAATCGGCTGCAGGCCGTACCTTGTGGAGCCGGGCAGTACCGTGCTGGTCAGCACCACGTTGTGATAGCCCTTCTTGACCGCCAGCGCCCGGCCGATCTCGCGAAACGCCCATCTGGCGTATTGCAGGGAAAAGGCGCCGTTCTCGTCACTGGGAGTGGGTACGATAACAAAGGACAGGTCCGAGTTGACGATAGCCTCCTGGTGATCCAGGGTGGCCCTGATCCGTGACCCATTCCTGGCGATGGTCTCTTCCAGCCGCGTTTCCTGTATGGGGGCAAGACCGGCGTTGACCGCGTCCACGGCCTTTTTGTTCACGTCCACGCCCACCACTTCAAAACCGCGGTCGGCGATGGCGGCGGCCATGCTGGCGCCCAGTTTTCCCAACCCGATAACCGAAAATCGCATATTCAATTTTCCCTCCACATTATCGCATCTCACGTCGACAAACGCGCCCGGGTTAAAAGATGCCACCCCAACTCTTTTTCCAATTCCGCCAGTTGTTCATCACTGACCGTCGCCCAAGCCGCATCCTTGACATATTTATAATTCTTGTAAGCGGTCACATCCCAGGTAAAAATATGGGCCTTTCGCATTTCGAGAATTTCAAAGCCGGTCAGCAGCGTTCCGACTTCATTGAAAGTATAGGTATAGGTCACCGGGCAGCCGGTCTGCGCCTCGGAGTTCCGGGCGATCAACTCATCCAGGCGGCCCATATCCCAGATCCCTTCCTCCTTCATGATCCAGAAAAGTTTATAACTGGCTTTGCTGTAAAGCATCAGCCGCAATTCACTGTGGCCGGCCATATATTTGCGGATACAGCGGATAACGTTTTCCGGGCAGGGCGTGTGGTGAATCACGCCGAAAGAGTAAACCAGATCATACGGTTCAACCGGGACAAATCGATCGAGCGTTTCGCTGTTCCCGCAAAAAAACTTCACCCGATCGCTGAGGTTGTATACTTCCGCCCGTTTCCGCGCCATCCGCAGCGATTCCTCCGACAGGTCGACCGCCGTCACCTGCGCCCCGGCCCTGGCAAAGTTGATGGTATCCGTGCCAATACCGCATCCGATCTCCAGCACCCGTTTCCCCCGCCATTTGAGGAACTCGGCAAACCCCGGGATATGGGGCTCGACAAAATACTTGCGGGTTTCCACCTCATCGAAAAACTCCCTGGTGCCGGGCGATTTGTCGGAATGGCGGATATTGCAGGGCCGGGCGTCCCAGTAGTCCCTGACCTTTTCAATCGGCACTTTTGTGAAACTCGACATCGCGCTCTTCACTCCTCTACTGTTTCATACCGGATCCGGTTCATCGCGGCGCCACGATCCGCTCGACCAAGGGCATATCGACCAGTCCCCAGCGGTCATCCTTGTTGAAAAAAATCGGTGCCTTTTCTTTTTTCATCTGGTTGACCCATGTCAGGTACTGACTGTAATCCAAACGGGTGATGCCGGCTTTTTCCAGCCGCTCCTCCATCATCAGGCCGCCGATCCCCGGTGTCCAGCCCGAACCCGGGTCATGCTCGATATGATAAATCCGCATCGGATCTTTTAAACACGTTTCCCGCGCGCCGGCAAAATGCGCCGCGTGACAGAGCAGGCCGTCAAGATAATATGAAAAGATCTCCATCTCCGGATAGCCGCGCACTGCCTGCCATTTGTCTCTGGACAGTAAAGTAAAATCCCCGCAGGCATTCGTATGCAGGGAGGGCGCGAGCCAGGCGAATAAACGCTTGAGCCTCCCCTTTAACGATTGATTGGCGGGATGGACCGGGACGGTCTTCCCGCCTTTGATTTCAAACGTCCCGCCGTTCCGGTACATACGGGTGACATGTTTGCGGCACCAGGCCAGCTGCTCGGGAACGGTCAACCCGGCGGGGAGATCCGCCGTCACGTCGTATCGGTCAACCCGGTACATCCGGTCGGTTCTCAACTGACCGGATGCCAGCGTTTGCATCAGTTCGTCGGAAAACAGAATATCAATGTTGGTCGCCAGGACAAACGACCCATGCGCCCGGCGGACTCCCGCGTTCTTGGCGATCATCTGGAATAACGGCAGTTTGTCCGAATTTTCAAACCGTCGGTGCACCGTCTCCGGAACCTCGATGAACCGCACCGCGCACCGTCCCGTATTCTCCGGCCATCGCAGCGCTTCAAACAATCGCGGGCGTTCCGGTGCCGGGTTCCATTCCACGACAATCAGTTCCGCGTCCAGGCAGTGGCGGTTGCATTGCGCGATAAGGGCATCCGTAAAAAGCTGCATCCGAAACAGGAGATTGCCGCCGTGATCATCATTACGCGATGCCACCACAAAAGAGATATAGGGTGAAGATACCGCCATTTTCCTGTTAAGCCCCTATCCGGGTTTCGGGCAACTCCTCGCTCGCCAGGCCCCAGTCCTCGGTATTGTAGATCAGGCGTTTCCCCTCCCGGCTTGCCCGGAACGCCCGGCCAAGCATCAGCTTCATATCCAGCATGGGAATACCCGCCCTGGCAATTCTTTCGTAAAGCAGCTCCTGTCCCTCGGGGGTATACCCCGAACCGATATCGTGCTCGATATGGTAAATCCGCAGCGGGTCTTTTAAAACTTTCTCACGCACGCCGGCAAGATAAAGGGCATGAAGCAGATGGGAATCCAGATGCATGGAAAACCCTTCCCATTCCCAGTATCCCCTTACCGCCTGCCAGGAAGCGGCATCCGTCAGGGTAAAATCACCGCAGGCGTTCATATGCAGGCGCGGATAATTTCCGCTTTTCATCAACCTGATCCAGACCTTCACAAAAGACCTCAAGTACCGGATCGCCCACAACATGACATTTTCTTTCAACCGCCGCTGGTAGCGCAGATTATGCAGGAGAAACACAAGGTAAGGGAGCGGGGTCAGCGGATGCTGGGCCCAGCGGTCCTCGCCGGTGACGAGATTGCGCGAGCAATATCGTCCATGTATCCGCAGGACATGCCAGCGGCAGTAGGTCAGCAGACCGTCCATCGTCATGTCGGGAGGAATATCGCCATACACATCAAAACGATCGATCCGGTAGACAAAACCCGGTTTGAGGCGCCCCAGGCGGATGGACCGCATCAGTTCGTCCGAAAACAGGATGTCGATGTTGGTCGCCAGTATGAACCGGCCCCGTGCCCTTCGGATGCCCACGTTCTTGGCGATCATCTGGAACAAGGGGAGCCGGTCCGAATGCCGGAACCGGCTATGAATCGCCTCCGGCACCTCGACAATCCGAACGGTACAACGGCCGGTACCCGAAGGCCATCGCAACGCTTCTGACAACCGCGGCCGGTCCGCCGGCGGGTTCCACTCCACCAAGATCAATTCGGCATCCAGGTCGTGACGGTTGCACTGGGCGATCACACCATTGACAAAAAGCTGCATCCGATGCAGCAGGTTGCCGCCATGGTCATCGTTTCTGCTGGTGGCGACGATCGACAGTGTTTTCAAAACCATATTTCTCCTGTGTTGCCTCTTATTTCCTGATACCGGCCAGGATCCAGCTCGGGTTTATCCAGAATAGATCCGCCATTTGAGGCGCAAGCCAGTCATGTATTTCACTCACGGCATCGTAGACGCCCCGGACGGATTCGAATGTTTCATAAACCTCCTTGACGGGGCAGAAATCATGCCACATCACCAGACCGCCAGGGCGCACCAGGCTCAAGGCTTTCCGCGTATCGCTGATCACGACCTCCCGGGAATGTCCTCCGTCTATCAGCACTGAATCGAAAAATCCTTCCGGATAGTTGGATATGTCCCAATCTCTGCTGTCGCAATAAATCTGGCATACCCTTTTCCCGAGTTGCTTTTCCAGATACAGCCTGCCGATCATCCCGATGGCGTCCGTCTGGCAGCCGGCTCCGCTGAAAAGCTTCCTTTTAACCCATAACGGGATATGAGTCGCCCAGGGAGGAAAAAAGCCATGCATCAGCGGAATCACCTGATAGGAATAGTCGCCGTCAGCCCGGGTTTCGCCCTCCGGCAAATTGATTGTCCAGACAGTCGCGCCGCACTCTTCCAGGCAACACATCACGCCCGTACCCTGCCAGGTGCCGAATTCAAGATGCCGTTGTGGCTTGAAATGGCGATAGAGATATCTGAATATGGGCGCGTCATCAATCTCCATTTGCCATTGGGTTAATATTTTATTTTGCGCGTCTGGAGAACTTTCAAACGGAGGATGAAATTCAAATTGCCTGTGCAAGTTGGTTACCGGTAGCGACCGAATGTCTATAGGCCTGAAAAGAGGCCCAACCCCCGCCGGGTTGTTTTTCACATCGTGCAACTCTTTTAATCTAACGGTAGAGGATTTTCTGTTGCGCAAAGGATTGCTGACAGAAAGAGGATGTTCAAGAACGAATAAAAGGGTATGCTTATCCAAATCTTTAATAAAAAATTTCATGCGAGTGCTGCCCCATATCTTCTATTCAAAATATAGCGTAATTTTTTTCACATCCTCTTTGGAGTCACCTTTTGTCCCCAGCCTTGTAAGAAAATTGTCATAATCCAAAACCAAGGCTTCTTTGTATCCCAACGAAAGAAGCCAGTCCAAGGCCTGCATGTTGGACTGGCCCCTTTTACTTAATGCATGATTCAATTCAACCATAACGTAAGGATTATATTTCAAAAGCGTTCTTTCAGCACCTTGCAACACTTCAAAATCAAATGAATCCACATCAATTTTTATGCAATCTATTCTCGCCAGACAATTCGCATCGACAAAATCGTCGATGGTTGTAAAAACATATTTCTTTTTGTCCGGCCTATCGCCCCAGATTCTATAAAGGCTGTCTATCTTTTCTCCGCTCTGTTTCCCCAAGGCCATTTTTAACGGCATGACATTCTGAATATGATGATATTTTAAATTTTTAAGCAGCATGGAATATGTTGAAGTCGGTTCAAAGGCATAGACATATCCTCGATAAGCCAGACGGGCGAATAATATAGAAAAATATCCTATATTGGCACCACAATCGAAAAGAACCCAATCATCTTTTATGTGATCAACAAACCAGCGTTTAGTCGACATTTCACATTCAGGATAATAATTTTTAAACACCTCATAATATTCTATTAACTCGATCGGGGGATTATCCGGCACATGGGTGGCAATAATTTCTTTTTTACATGCCTTTCTTCTGCCACTCATCCTTATCCACCATTTTCCCATTTCGCTGTCCAGCCGTAATAATCAGTTTCAATTCTTAAATGCGACGATAAACACTGTTGTTTATTTGCTGTCCGGTGCTTTTTCGCCTTAACGTGCCTGGATCTCATCCGGCAATTCGAATTCGCCAGGCGCTTATATACTATTCCACATTCCACTTTAATATTGGGCGTAGAATCTCTTCTCCTATGCTATCAACAGTTGGATTAATAATTTCAAAAGCGAATCCTTCTTTTAGATGCTGATGGTGGCCAAATTCCGGCGACCAGACACCTATTTCGACATAATATCGCCCTGGAGATAACCACGCACCTGGTATTTGGACCTGTGCGCGATGAGTCCCTTCAAAACAACCAATTTCAGTTCCTCCAAGCGAATCAGAAGTCGCTGCATGCAAAACAACGATATTTCTCGCGTTATGTAATTTAAAGCCCACCCTGAGACCTTTAACCGCATCAACTATCCTGTATTCTAATACAATAGTAAATGTCGTATTATACTGAATATCTGGTCTTATATTATTATCGTCCATGACATATGCCCGCGCTAAGTATGCTTTATTCGGATTTTCGGGCGGATCAAACACCACCTCACCCATTGGGATACTGTTATCAAGTGAATAATGAGAAACAACCAGCGGGACATCTCCCTGTTTAACTATTTTACCGGCATTAATCCAAATAGCACGAGAGCATAACTCCAAAATAGCTGTCATATTATGGCTTACGAACACGACAGTACGACCCTGATTAGTCATATCATCCATCTTGCCCAAACATTTTTTCTGAAAACTCAAATCACCGACCGCCAGCACCTCATCGACAATCAGTATTTCAGATTCCAGATGCGCCGCGACAGCGAACGCCAGTCTCACATACATGCCGCTGGAGTAGCGTTTGACGGGGGTATCAAGAAATTTTTCCACTTCGGCAAAAGCGACGATTTCATCAAACCGCTGTTTGATTTCTTTTTTCGTCATGCCCAGCACGGCACCGTTCAGATAAATATTTTCTCTCCCGGATAGTTCCGGGTGAAAGCCGGTGCCCACCTCCAGAAGACTGGCGACCCGTCCCTTGAGCATAAATCCGCCTTTGGTCGGTTCGGTTATGCGGCTTAAAATTTTCAGCAAAGTGGATTTTCCCGCCCCGTTGCGGCCGATGATGCCCACCCGCTCTCCCTGATGAATCTCCAGGTTGATGTCTTTAAGCGCCCAGAACTCCTCCAGTTGGACGAGTTCCCGGTTCGGGGAAAACGGGTGACGAAGACGCTGGGCCATACCCCGCGCCTTATGCGCTACCACATCGCGCAAGGTCTGATACCGTTCACGCTTCAAGTGACCGATAAGGTAACTTTTGTATAGATGATCGATTTTAATAACGGTAGACATGGGAATTCAGATCACGTCAGCGAATTTTTTCTCGGATTTTCGAAAAAACCATATACCGCCGGCCAAGGTCATCGTTACCACGAACAGAGACAGCAGAAATCCCGGCCAGTATATCTGATAATCACCACCGAGAATTGACCACCGGAAACCGTCAATAACACCCACCATGGGGTTGAGCGAATAAACCAGACGCCACTTCTCGGGGACAATGGAACTGCTGAAACCCACCGGCGAAATATACAGGCCCAATTGCACGAGAAAAGGAATGATGTACCGAAAGTCGCGGTACTTGACGTTAAGAGCCGCTACCCACAAGCCGGGTCCGAGGGCCGCGGCAAAGACAAGTAGAACGAATAACGGCAGCATCAACATACGCGGCCCGGGAGCAAAGCTGTAGCCGATCATCAGGCAGGCAAGAATGGCAAAGGAGATCAGAAAATCAACGAAACTCACCGCCATCGCGCTCCCGGGAATCACCAGTCGCGGAAAATAGATTTTGGATATCATGCCGGCGTTGCCGACCATGCTGTTGCCGACTTCAGCCAGAGATGACGCAAAAAACTGCCAGGGCAGCAGAGCGGCAAAAACCATGATGGGGTAAGGGGACTCGCCGGACGGGAGTTTGGCCAGTTTGCCGAAAATAATGGTAAACACAATCATGGTCAGCAGCGGCCGGATCAGTGCCCAGGCAAGACCGATGATCGTCTGTTTGTATCTGACCAGGATATCGCGCCAGGCCAGAAAATAAAAAAGTTCCCGATATCGCCACAGGTCTTTCCAGTAGGAAATCCAGTTACGGCCGGCGGATACGTAAGTTGATGAACTCATTGGTTAACGATGTCCACACACGGGTTTGATAATTCTCAGCCGCGGAGCAAATCAACAGACAGCTCCGCCGCTTGCGTTACAACCGCATTTACTGAACAACCATTCAGAAACATTCGTTAATTATTGTTTATTCGCCCTTGATGCGTCCCAGATCAGCAGCGACGGACGAGACTGGAATTCTTTCTGAAACGTCTTGAACTCTTCCACCGTCAGTACCAGGTGGCGGATTTTCCGCTTTAAATATCGTTCTGTTTTCCTGCTCAGATCATTCAAGTGAAACGCATCGATATTTCCGACCAGCAGCAAGTCGATAATGCCGGTATCCTTGCCCTGGGCATAATCATCGATCAGGTAGGCTTTTTCCAGGTGGCCCAGCCTTGACAAAATGCTTTCAACCACCTGATCCAGGCCCATGACCTTGCCGACCATGGATTTTAATTCCGGGAAAAGCGGGTGTTCGCTGTTGGCCGCATACAGGACATTACGGCCGTTTTTTTCGGATGTTAGCAGCCCGGTCCTGGTAAGTTGATTCAGTTCCTCGCGGACGGCATTGGTGGAAACCTGAAACTCCTTGGCCAGTTCCCGGAGGTAGGACCGGGTTCCGGGATTAAAGAAAAACCGCACCAGGAGTTTGACGCGGGTTTTAGATGATATGAGTCCGGCAAAAAGCGTATCCAATTATTGTCTCTTTTATGAGTAGTTTTTCTATTCATAACATATTCGAATTTTTTGTCAAGTATTTTCAACACAAGCGCCATCAGCCCCCGGGCAGGGGAAAACGCGAACCCCTCCGCAGGAAGTGGGCCTCATCCAGCTCCAGGCCGCAGCGATTCCAGCAAAGCGATGGTTTTACCGGTCAGGGCGGTCCAGGAATAGTTCTGTTCAATAAAACGCCGGCCATTTTCACCCATCTTCCGGCCTGTTGCGGGGTCTTTCAACAGGCTGAAGATGGACTCCGCCAGGACCGGCACGTCTCCGGCCGGTACCAGTATTCCGTTATGCCCGTCCCTGACCAGATCGGGGATTCCGCCCACGTCACTGGCCACGCAGGGAATGCCGCAGGCCATGGCCTCCATCAGGACCACCCCCAGTCCCTCCGTGTGCCCTCCCCCATCGATGACGGACGGCTGCACAAACACGGATGCCCGGTTATACAAACGCGGCATGTCGCGGTTGGGGATATGTCCCGGTAGAATGACCCGCTCCCGGATTCCCAGATCCGCTGCCCGCTTTTTCAGATTGTCCGTTTCCGGTCCCTGCCCTCCGACAACAAGAACAAATGAAGACCGGTCCTTCAGTCGCGCCGCGGCTTCCACCAGATGGATATATCCTTTCCATTCAATATGCCGGCCCATGGCCAGCACCACCGGCATATGCTCGGGAATGCCCAGATTGGCATAAAAAATATCGGACGAATCGATGGGCTGTGGCCTGAATATGTCCACATCCACACCCGGAGGAAGGATGTCGCAATGCCGGGGATGGTAAAAACGCGTCAGGCGGCTCATGGTATACCCGCTGTTGCAGACCACCCGGTCGGCGTAATTGATGACAAACTTTTCCAGACGGCTGTCGCCGTACCGCTCCTGGCCGTGGTGGATCATCACCACCGCCGGCTTTCCGGTCAGTTTTCCCGCCAGCACCGCGGCCAGACCGGCCAGGGACCAGTGCGCGTAAAGCACATCACGGCCGCGGGCCAGTTTGAGGGCATGAATAAAAAACAGGCCCGTCAGAAACGGCAGTTGAAAGCGGAGCGACGGGTCCGCTTTCATGTTTTCCGGTATGCCGTAGCCATAGCACAGACGCGACTGATTTTCCGGCCAGAAATAAGGAAACCGGCGGACGGGAACACCGTCCAT includes the following:
- a CDS encoding class I SAM-dependent methyltransferase, with translation MKFFIKDLDKHTLLFVLEHPLSVSNPLRNRKSSTVRLKELHDVKNNPAGVGPLFRPIDIRSLPVTNLHRQFEFHPPFESSPDAQNKILTQWQMEIDDAPIFRYLYRHFKPQRHLEFGTWQGTGVMCCLEECGATVWTINLPEGETRADGDYSYQVIPLMHGFFPPWATHIPLWVKRKLFSGAGCQTDAIGMIGRLYLEKQLGKRVCQIYCDSRDWDISNYPEGFFDSVLIDGGHSREVVISDTRKALSLVRPGGLVMWHDFCPVKEVYETFESVRGVYDAVSEIHDWLAPQMADLFWINPSWILAGIRK
- a CDS encoding FkbM family methyltransferase, coding for MGKWWIRMSGRRKACKKEIIATHVPDNPPIELIEYYEVFKNYYPECEMSTKRWFVDHIKDDWVLFDCGANIGYFSILFARLAYRGYVYAFEPTSTYSMLLKNLKYHHIQNVMPLKMALGKQSGEKIDSLYRIWGDRPDKKKYVFTTIDDFVDANCLARIDCIKIDVDSFDFEVLQGAERTLLKYNPYVMVELNHALSKRGQSNMQALDWLLSLGYKEALVLDYDNFLTRLGTKGDSKEDVKKITLYFE
- a CDS encoding ABC transporter ATP-binding protein; protein product: MSTVIKIDHLYKSYLIGHLKRERYQTLRDVVAHKARGMAQRLRHPFSPNRELVQLEEFWALKDINLEIHQGERVGIIGRNGAGKSTLLKILSRITEPTKGGFMLKGRVASLLEVGTGFHPELSGRENIYLNGAVLGMTKKEIKQRFDEIVAFAEVEKFLDTPVKRYSSGMYVRLAFAVAAHLESEILIVDEVLAVGDLSFQKKCLGKMDDMTNQGRTVVFVSHNMTAILELCSRAIWINAGKIVKQGDVPLVVSHYSLDNSIPMGEVVFDPPENPNKAYLARAYVMDDNNIRPDIQYNTTFTIVLEYRIVDAVKGLRVGFKLHNARNIVVLHAATSDSLGGTEIGCFEGTHRAQVQIPGAWLSPGRYYVEIGVWSPEFGHHQHLKEGFAFEIINPTVDSIGEEILRPILKWNVE
- a CDS encoding ABC transporter permease, translated to MSSSTYVSAGRNWISYWKDLWRYRELFYFLAWRDILVRYKQTIIGLAWALIRPLLTMIVFTIIFGKLAKLPSGESPYPIMVFAALLPWQFFASSLAEVGNSMVGNAGMISKIYFPRLVIPGSAMAVSFVDFLISFAILACLMIGYSFAPGPRMLMLPLFVLLVFAAALGPGLWVAALNVKYRDFRYIIPFLVQLGLYISPVGFSSSIVPEKWRLVYSLNPMVGVIDGFRWSILGGDYQIYWPGFLLSLFVVTMTLAGGIWFFRKSEKKFADVI
- a CDS encoding winged helix-turn-helix domain-containing protein; this encodes MDTLFAGLISSKTRVKLLVRFFFNPGTRSYLRELAKEFQVSTNAVREELNQLTRTGLLTSEKNGRNVLYAANSEHPLFPELKSMVGKVMGLDQVVESILSRLGHLEKAYLIDDYAQGKDTGIIDLLLVGNIDAFHLNDLSRKTERYLKRKIRHLVLTVEEFKTFQKEFQSRPSLLIWDASRANKQ
- a CDS encoding glycosyltransferase family 4 protein; its protein translation is MKVLMLTTSFPLFPGDPAGTFVYEQARHLNRAGVSVEILAPLQDNASRFEIMDGVPVRRFPYFWPENQSRLCYGYGIPENMKADPSLRFQLPFLTGLFFIHALKLARGRDVLYAHWSLAGLAAVLAGKLTGKPAVVMIHHGQERYGDSRLEKFVINYADRVVCNSGYTMSRLTRFYHPRHCDILPPGVDVDIFRPQPIDSSDIFYANLGIPEHMPVVLAMGRHIEWKGYIHLVEAAARLKDRSSFVLVVGGQGPETDNLKKRAADLGIRERVILPGHIPNRDMPRLYNRASVFVQPSVIDGGGHTEGLGVVLMEAMACGIPCVASDVGGIPDLVRDGHNGILVPAGDVPVLAESIFSLLKDPATGRKMGENGRRFIEQNYSWTALTGKTIALLESLRPGAG